A window of the Coleofasciculaceae cyanobacterium genome harbors these coding sequences:
- a CDS encoding DUF1838 family protein produces RWTLVSRKFSLYLDPQTSQLLRNWRNPWTGETINVIHRSYDYQEFQIPQQISAFIAPEISFVSLDINTKLPNPYAKNPKFTDYSPEEYLRASDSYKFIFPTRMLEQEVVNQNDNRTVALSYYRMGPWEPWMKMKGKPGFLVLNYTGAKTDRFEDLHPAIKEQIEHRLPLYRDAPACRLKRSIATSWSRFEEEFDAYLRGEEFPLLAPIKEEQCLD; encoded by the coding sequence ACGTTGGACACTTGTAAGCCGTAAATTCTCCCTTTATCTTGACCCACAAACAAGTCAGCTTCTACGAAATTGGCGTAACCCTTGGACTGGTGAAACAATAAATGTTATCCATCGCTCTTATGACTATCAGGAATTTCAAATTCCACAGCAAATTAGCGCTTTTATCGCTCCGGAAATTTCCTTTGTTTCACTCGATATCAACACTAAACTTCCTAATCCATACGCTAAAAACCCGAAATTTACTGACTATTCCCCAGAAGAATACCTGCGGGCATCAGACTCCTACAAATTTATTTTTCCGACTAGGATGCTTGAACAAGAAGTAGTCAATCAAAATGATAATCGTACTGTAGCACTTTCCTACTATCGAATGGGACCTTGGGAACCTTGGATGAAAATGAAGGGTAAACCGGGTTTTTTAGTATTGAACTACACAGGTGCTAAAACTGATAGGTTTGAAGATTTACACCCAGCAATCAAAGAACAGATTGAACATCGCTTGCCTTTATATCGTGATGCGCCTGCATGTAGATTAAAGCGTTCAATTGCCACTAGCTGGAGTCGATTTGAAGAAGAATTTGATGCCTATCTCCGGGGCGAAGAATTTCCACTGCTAGCACCGATAAAAGAGGAACAATGTTTAGACTAG